A genomic region of Sphingobium sp. HWE2-09 contains the following coding sequences:
- a CDS encoding carboxynorspermidine decarboxylase, which translates to METKAGDPAAFARFDLYRVPSPAFVVDEAAVRRNLTVLRDIGDRAGIKVLGALKAFSMWSLGPVLGEYLDGVCASGIYEARLGREEYQGEVATYCAAYKPQDLAEILRISDHVIFNSPGQIARLKPVIDAARAEGRTFDIGLRLNPLNPEGEVPKYDPSQPHSRLGFPIDQLRADHLDGVDGLHIHNLCEQDFLPLARTWSAIEPYVMPHVGGLKWLNFGGGHHVTRADYQIDDLIAFLQQVKAQTGLTLYIEPGEAMALDAGILIGEILDVIDNGMPVAITDISATCHMPDVIEAPYRPAMLHEPSEGPVTRLGGPSCLAGDIIGDYRIPGGAEPGARIAFLDQAHYSMVKTNTFNGVPLPAIWLWNSENDQLTEIKSFSYEDFKARLS; encoded by the coding sequence ATGGAAACCAAAGCCGGCGATCCCGCCGCCTTCGCCCGCTTCGATCTCTATCGCGTCCCCTCGCCCGCCTTCGTGGTGGACGAAGCTGCGGTGCGCCGGAACCTCACCGTCCTGCGCGACATAGGCGATCGCGCAGGCATCAAGGTGCTGGGCGCGCTCAAGGCTTTCTCTATGTGGTCGCTTGGCCCCGTGCTGGGCGAATATCTCGACGGCGTCTGCGCGTCAGGCATCTATGAAGCGCGCCTCGGCCGCGAAGAATATCAGGGCGAAGTCGCCACCTATTGCGCCGCCTACAAGCCGCAAGACCTGGCAGAAATTCTCAGAATCTCCGATCATGTCATCTTCAACAGCCCTGGCCAGATCGCGCGCCTCAAGCCCGTCATCGATGCCGCCCGCGCCGAAGGCCGCACCTTCGACATCGGCCTGCGCCTCAACCCTCTCAATCCGGAGGGGGAAGTGCCCAAATACGACCCGTCCCAACCGCATAGCCGCCTTGGTTTCCCGATCGACCAGCTACGCGCCGACCATCTCGATGGGGTCGACGGCCTCCACATCCACAACCTGTGCGAACAGGATTTCCTGCCGCTGGCCCGCACCTGGTCCGCGATCGAACCCTATGTCATGCCCCATGTCGGCGGCCTCAAATGGCTGAACTTCGGCGGCGGCCACCATGTCACCCGCGCCGACTATCAGATCGATGACCTCATCGCCTTCCTGCAACAGGTAAAGGCGCAGACCGGCCTCACCCTCTACATCGAACCGGGCGAAGCCATGGCGCTCGACGCGGGCATCCTCATCGGCGAAATCCTCGATGTCATCGACAATGGCATGCCCGTCGCCATCACCGACATCTCCGCCACCTGCCACATGCCCGACGTGATCGAAGCGCCCTATCGGCCCGCCATGCTGCATGAGCCGTCGGAAGGACCAGTGACCCGCCTTGGCGGCCCCTCCTGCCTGGCGGGCGACATTATCGGCGACTATCGAATCCCCGGCGGCGCGGAACCCGGTGCGCGCATCGCCTTCCTCGACCAGGCCCATTATTCAATGGTGAAGACCAACACCTTCAACGGCGTGCCCCTGCCAGCCATCTGGCTTTGGAACTCGGAAAATGATCAACTGACTGAAATTAAGTCATTTTCCTATGAGGACTTTAAAGCTCGTCTTTCCTGA
- a CDS encoding NAD(P)H-hydrate dehydratase, whose protein sequence is MTGAPILTAAQMRAAEQAAFDRGVDDYGLMEIAGAAAAEIIWRAGHKRDALILCGPGNNGGDGFVIARQLRDRGVAVRVAALGESRTVASQRARAAWGGPVEDVMQAAPGTQVVDALFGTGLTRGLDGAVAARLCALVEAAAISHAVDLPSGVDSDSGALLSAVPHFGICVALGAYKPAHLLQPAAGHIGRLVLADIGIAVPSVVHRLSAPVLSVPGADVHKYRRGLVAVVGGDMPGAAMLAAAAAAHSGAGMVRLVTDDHQTALPHAIVRQGWDGEALSDRRISALLIGPGLGRDAVARARLDRVLAAGQALVLDADALTLLGVDGTRAIAQGAIVTPHEQEFRRLFGDLPGSKIDRALTAAQMSGAVVIYKGADSVIAAPDGRAAVAMGASSWLSTAGTGDVLAGLAAGRLAVTGDPFRAACEAVWLHGEAARRAGAAFVADDLLAALPAAIAARL, encoded by the coding sequence ATGACCGGCGCGCCGATCCTGACGGCGGCGCAGATGCGCGCGGCGGAGCAGGCGGCGTTCGATAGAGGTGTCGATGACTATGGCCTGATGGAAATCGCGGGCGCGGCGGCGGCGGAGATCATCTGGCGGGCTGGGCATAAGCGCGACGCGCTGATCCTGTGCGGCCCGGGCAATAATGGCGGCGACGGGTTCGTGATCGCCCGGCAGTTGCGCGATCGTGGCGTGGCGGTGCGGGTTGCGGCGCTGGGCGAGAGCCGGACGGTGGCGAGCCAGCGCGCGCGGGCGGCGTGGGGTGGTCCGGTCGAGGATGTGATGCAGGCTGCCCCTGGGACTCAGGTGGTGGATGCGCTGTTCGGCACCGGATTGACGCGCGGGCTGGATGGTGCGGTGGCGGCGCGGCTATGTGCTTTGGTCGAAGCCGCCGCGATCAGTCATGCCGTTGATCTGCCGAGCGGGGTGGATAGCGATAGCGGCGCGCTGCTGTCGGCCGTACCGCATTTTGGGATTTGTGTTGCGCTGGGCGCGTATAAGCCTGCGCATCTGTTGCAGCCTGCCGCGGGGCATATCGGGCGACTGGTGCTGGCGGATATCGGCATCGCGGTGCCGAGCGTGGTGCATCGATTGAGCGCGCCGGTGCTGTCGGTGCCTGGGGCCGATGTGCATAAATATAGGCGCGGGCTGGTCGCGGTGGTCGGTGGAGATATGCCTGGTGCGGCTATGCTGGCCGCGGCTGCGGCGGCGCATTCCGGCGCGGGCATGGTGCGGTTGGTGACGGACGATCATCAGACCGCGCTGCCGCATGCGATCGTTCGGCAGGGTTGGGATGGCGAGGCGCTGTCCGATCGGCGGATCAGCGCCTTGCTGATTGGACCGGGGCTGGGGCGCGATGCGGTGGCGCGGGCGCGGCTCGACCGGGTGCTGGCGGCGGGGCAGGCGTTGGTGCTGGATGCCGACGCGTTGACGCTGCTGGGTGTAGACGGGACGCGCGCCATTGCTCAGGGTGCGATAGTGACGCCGCATGAGCAGGAGTTTCGACGGCTGTTCGGCGACCTGCCCGGCAGCAAGATCGACCGGGCGCTGACAGCGGCGCAGATGTCCGGCGCGGTGGTGATCTACAAGGGCGCGGATAGCGTGATCGCTGCGCCGGATGGGCGGGCGGCGGTGGCGATGGGCGCGTCATCCTGGTTGTCCACCGCCGGGACGGGCGATGTGCTGGCCGGACTGGCGGCCGGACGGCTGGCGGTGACCGGCGATCCGTTTCGGGCGGCGTGCGAGGCGGTGTGGCTGCATGGGGAGGCGGCGCGGCGGGCGGGCGCGGCCTTTGTCGCGGATGATTTGCTTGCGGCGCTGCCAGCGGCTATCGCCGCGCGATTGTGA
- a CDS encoding sigma-70 family RNA polymerase sigma factor translates to MDKEGDQADDARARLTDALNGVARQDRSALQDVYAMTSAKLFGICLRICGDRQYAEDILQDVYVKVWRRAGQYDAARASPITWLATIARNSAIDWRRANGRTDMLPQSAAAEVADDAMAADDHIVAAQERARIFDCLKTLDLRTGAAIRAAFYDGLSYGELAVRAKVPLGTMKSWVRRGLLRLKDCIGDG, encoded by the coding sequence GTGGACAAAGAGGGGGATCAGGCGGACGACGCCCGCGCGCGGTTGACCGACGCGCTGAATGGCGTGGCCCGGCAGGATCGCAGCGCCTTGCAAGATGTCTATGCGATGACGTCCGCGAAGCTGTTTGGCATTTGCCTGCGTATCTGCGGTGACAGGCAATATGCGGAGGATATCTTGCAGGACGTCTATGTGAAGGTGTGGCGACGGGCGGGGCAGTATGATGCCGCGCGCGCCAGCCCGATTACCTGGCTGGCGACGATCGCGCGCAACAGCGCGATCGATTGGCGGCGGGCCAATGGACGCACGGATATGCTGCCGCAGAGCGCGGCGGCGGAGGTGGCCGATGACGCCATGGCGGCGGACGATCATATCGTGGCGGCGCAGGAGCGCGCGCGCATCTTCGACTGCCTCAAGACATTGGACCTGCGCACGGGTGCGGCCATTCGCGCGGCTTTCTATGACGGATTGAGCTATGGCGAACTGGCGGTGCGCGCGAAGGTGCCGTTGGGGACGATGAAAAGCTGGGTGCGGCGGGGGCTGTTGCGGTTGAAGGATTGCATCGGCGATGGATGA
- a CDS encoding saccharopine dehydrogenase family protein, whose amino-acid sequence MSKVLVIGAGGVGSVAVHKMAMNSDIFSHITLASRRIVSCEKVAELVLARTGVTIDVAQVDADNVEETIALIEKVQPKLVVNLALPYQDLAIMDACLATKTDYLDTANYEPRDTAKFEYSWQWAYQDRFKEAGIMALLGSGFDPGVTSVFAGYIKKHLLDRIDTLDILDCNGGDHGQHFATNFNPEINIREVTAPSRHWANGEWVEGPALSHKQAFDFDQVGEKNMYLMYHEELESLATHYPEIQRIRFWMTFGDAYLKHLEVLQNVGMTRIDPVIYNGQEIIPLQFLKAVLPEPSSLGSTTKGKTNIGDIATGQKDGVEKTVYVYQICDHEEAYAETGNQAVSYTTGVPAMIGAALMLTGAWKGEGVFNIEQFDPDPFMDMLNKHGLPWQVKELDAPLAF is encoded by the coding sequence TTGAGCAAGGTTCTGGTCATCGGCGCAGGCGGCGTCGGGTCTGTCGCGGTCCACAAGATGGCGATGAACAGCGACATTTTCAGCCATATCACGCTCGCCAGCCGCCGCATCGTCAGCTGCGAAAAGGTCGCCGAATTGGTTCTGGCCCGCACCGGCGTGACCATCGACGTGGCGCAGGTCGATGCCGACAATGTCGAAGAGACGATCGCCCTCATCGAAAAGGTTCAGCCCAAGCTGGTCGTGAACCTAGCGCTGCCCTATCAGGATCTGGCGATCATGGACGCCTGTCTCGCGACCAAGACCGACTATCTCGACACCGCCAATTACGAACCGCGCGACACCGCCAAGTTCGAATATAGCTGGCAATGGGCCTATCAGGACCGCTTCAAGGAAGCGGGCATCATGGCGCTGCTGGGCTCCGGCTTCGACCCCGGCGTCACCAGCGTCTTCGCCGGTTACATCAAGAAGCATCTGCTCGACCGGATCGACACGCTCGACATTCTGGACTGCAATGGCGGCGACCACGGCCAGCATTTCGCCACCAACTTCAATCCGGAAATCAACATCCGCGAAGTGACCGCCCCGTCGCGTCACTGGGCCAATGGCGAATGGGTCGAAGGCCCGGCGCTCAGCCACAAACAGGCGTTCGACTTCGACCAGGTTGGCGAAAAAAATATGTACCTCATGTATCATGAGGAACTGGAAAGCCTCGCTACCCACTATCCCGAAATCCAGCGCATCCGCTTCTGGATGACCTTCGGCGACGCCTATCTCAAGCATCTGGAGGTTCTCCAGAATGTCGGCATGACCCGGATCGATCCGGTCATCTACAACGGCCAGGAAATCATCCCGCTTCAGTTCCTCAAGGCCGTGCTGCCCGAACCGTCCAGCCTGGGTTCCACGACCAAGGGCAAGACCAACATCGGCGACATCGCCACTGGTCAGAAGGACGGCGTCGAAAAGACCGTCTATGTCTATCAAATCTGCGACCATGAAGAAGCCTATGCCGAAACCGGCAACCAAGCGGTCAGCTACACCACCGGCGTCCCCGCCATGATCGGCGCGGCGCTGATGCTGACGGGCGCATGGAAAGGGGAAGGCGTGTTCAACATCGAACAGTTCGATCCCGATCCCTTCATGGACATGCTGAACAAGCACGGCCTGCCCTGGCAGGTCAAGGAACTGGACGCCCCGCTGGCGTTTTGA
- a CDS encoding 4-(cytidine 5'-diphospho)-2-C-methyl-D-erythritol kinase: MPRPDVMPDVADGSVGPLVTEIAYAKINLALHVRARRADGYHALESLFAFAEDGDGLEGRATDDGAIDLLIDGPFGAGLHAGADNLVMRAARALQAYLGQQRGAAIRLTKRLPVASGIGGGSADAAATLRLLVRLWDVRIDRQELAGLALDLGSDVPACVESVTQMVTGRGEGLARQDVAGLAGCPMLLVNPGVGVSTAQVFAGWDRVDRGPLSADSLGAVRDMGRNDLEAPALAVAPVIGDVLAMLAAQDGLVLARMSGSGATCFALFRSDAALAVAAQAVRQAQPGWWVMETRIRSA, from the coding sequence ATGCCGCGCCCTGATGTCATGCCCGACGTGGCCGATGGTAGTGTCGGGCCTTTGGTCACCGAGATCGCCTATGCCAAGATCAACCTGGCCCTGCATGTGCGGGCGCGGCGGGCGGATGGCTATCATGCGCTGGAAAGCCTGTTCGCGTTTGCCGAAGATGGCGATGGGCTGGAGGGTCGGGCGACGGACGACGGTGCGATCGACCTGCTGATCGACGGGCCGTTCGGCGCGGGGTTGCATGCGGGCGCGGATAATCTGGTGATGCGGGCGGCGCGGGCGTTGCAGGCTTATTTGGGACAGCAGCGCGGGGCGGCAATCCGTCTGACCAAGCGGTTGCCGGTGGCGTCGGGTATCGGCGGGGGCTCGGCCGATGCCGCGGCGACGTTGCGCCTGCTCGTGCGGTTGTGGGACGTGCGGATCGACCGGCAGGAACTGGCGGGGCTGGCGTTGGACCTGGGGTCGGACGTGCCGGCCTGCGTCGAAAGCGTGACGCAAATGGTCACCGGGCGCGGCGAAGGGCTGGCGCGGCAGGATGTCGCCGGGCTGGCGGGATGTCCGATGCTGCTGGTCAATCCCGGCGTTGGGGTGTCCACCGCGCAGGTTTTTGCGGGATGGGACCGGGTAGATCGCGGACCGCTCAGTGCGGATAGCCTTGGCGCTGTGCGCGACATGGGGCGCAATGATCTGGAAGCGCCTGCTCTGGCGGTGGCACCGGTGATCGGGGATGTGCTGGCGATGCTGGCGGCGCAGGACGGGCTGGTGCTGGCGCGCATGTCCGGATCGGGCGCGACCTGTTTTGCCTTGTTTCGCAGCGATGCGGCGTTGGCCGTGGCGGCACAGGCGGTGCGGCAGGCGCAGCCCGGTTGGTGGGTGATGGAAACGCGGATCAGGAGCGCATGA
- a CDS encoding anti-sigma factor, translating to MDDVLTPEEERSALAAELALGLLEGDEHAAALRLQLSDGAFAAEVAAWEARLAPLHGQWADVAPRDSVWAAVAARIGAEDAPPGDVAMLRARVSRWRMGAIVSGALAAGLATLLLMQPAGQMPETGVAGATPVAFVQIAGAAGGPQLSMRHDSGSAQLTLRVSGMKADGLSPELWVIPAGGAPVSLGEIPASGTAALRLSDAQRRLLVEGATLAVTMEPQAGMPHAAPSRAPVAAGQITQI from the coding sequence ATGGATGACGTCCTGACCCCCGAAGAGGAACGCAGCGCGCTGGCCGCCGAACTGGCACTGGGGCTGCTGGAGGGGGACGAGCATGCGGCGGCCTTGCGGCTGCAGTTGAGCGATGGCGCGTTTGCGGCGGAAGTGGCGGCGTGGGAGGCGCGGTTGGCGCCGTTGCATGGGCAGTGGGCTGACGTTGCGCCACGTGATTCGGTTTGGGCGGCGGTGGCGGCGCGGATCGGGGCGGAGGACGCGCCCCCGGGCGATGTCGCCATGTTGCGGGCGCGAGTGTCGCGGTGGCGGATGGGGGCAATCGTTTCTGGGGCTTTGGCGGCGGGGCTGGCAACGCTGTTGCTGATGCAGCCTGCCGGGCAGATGCCGGAGACGGGTGTGGCTGGGGCGACGCCGGTCGCCTTCGTCCAGATTGCCGGAGCGGCGGGCGGACCGCAGCTGAGCATGCGACACGACAGCGGATCGGCGCAATTGACGTTGCGGGTGTCTGGCATGAAGGCGGATGGCCTGTCGCCCGAATTGTGGGTCATCCCGGCTGGCGGCGCGCCGGTGTCGCTGGGGGAGATCCCTGCGTCCGGGACGGCGGCGCTGCGGTTGAGCGATGCGCAGCGGCGGCTGCTGGTGGAGGGCGCGACGCTGGCGGTGACGATGGAGCCGCAGGCGGGCATGCCGCATGCTGCGCCGAGCCGCGCGCCGGTGGCGGCGGGGCAGATTACGCAGATTTGA
- a CDS encoding type III PLP-dependent enzyme, with protein sequence MHKHPSALGVATTLTPAAPVTLIRPEAAARAARFFVEKFPGRSLYAVKANPSPDLIRTLFASGITHFDVASIAEVRLVAETLAGKDDVKLCFMHPVKAEEAIADAYHRYGVRTFSLDTIEELEKIMRATNDATDLELCVRLRVSSEHSELSLASKFGAELGETRELLMATRQAADALGICFHVGSQAMSPQAYSDAIERVRAAIVDAAVTVDIIDVGGGFPSIYPGMEPVALENYFEAIHRGFESLPVSYSSELWCEPGRALSAEYSSIIVRVERRRGTELYITDGAYGALFDAAHIGWRFPVALLREEESDEALEAFSFYGPTCDDMDHMVGPFMLPADVTVGDYIEIGMLGAYGAAMRTGFNGFTSETTIEVEDEPMASLYTEVVPVRRRANVIKLG encoded by the coding sequence TTGCACAAGCATCCTAGCGCGCTGGGGGTAGCGACCACCCTCACACCGGCAGCACCGGTAACGCTGATTCGCCCCGAAGCCGCTGCTCGGGCTGCCCGCTTCTTTGTCGAGAAGTTTCCGGGTCGCTCGCTCTATGCGGTCAAGGCGAACCCGTCTCCTGATCTGATCCGCACGCTTTTCGCATCGGGCATCACGCATTTCGATGTGGCCTCGATCGCCGAAGTGCGTCTGGTCGCGGAGACGCTGGCGGGCAAGGATGATGTAAAGCTCTGCTTCATGCACCCGGTCAAGGCCGAGGAAGCGATCGCAGACGCCTATCACCGCTATGGCGTGCGCACCTTCTCGCTCGACACGATCGAGGAGTTGGAGAAGATCATGCGCGCCACCAACGATGCGACCGATCTGGAACTGTGCGTGCGTCTGCGCGTGTCGTCCGAACATTCGGAACTCTCCCTCGCGTCGAAGTTCGGCGCCGAACTGGGCGAGACCCGCGAATTGCTGATGGCGACCCGTCAGGCTGCCGACGCGCTGGGCATCTGCTTCCATGTCGGCAGCCAGGCCATGTCGCCACAGGCCTATAGCGACGCCATCGAACGCGTCCGCGCCGCGATCGTGGACGCAGCCGTCACGGTGGACATCATCGATGTCGGCGGCGGCTTCCCGTCCATCTATCCGGGCATGGAACCGGTCGCGCTCGAAAATTATTTCGAAGCGATCCATCGCGGCTTCGAAAGCCTGCCGGTCAGCTATTCGTCGGAACTGTGGTGCGAACCCGGCCGCGCGCTGTCGGCGGAATATAGCTCTATCATCGTGCGGGTGGAGCGCCGTCGCGGCACCGAACTCTACATCACCGACGGCGCTTATGGCGCGTTGTTCGATGCGGCGCATATCGGCTGGCGTTTCCCCGTCGCCCTGCTGCGTGAGGAAGAGAGCGACGAGGCGCTGGAGGCCTTTTCCTTCTACGGCCCGACCTGCGACGATATGGACCATATGGTCGGCCCGTTCATGCTGCCTGCGGACGTGACCGTGGGGGACTATATCGAAATCGGGATGCTCGGCGCCTATGGCGCGGCGATGCGGACCGGCTTCAACGGCTTCACGTCGGAAACCACGATCGAGGTGGAGGACGAGCCGATGGCCAGCCTCTATACCGAAGTCGTGCCGGTCCGCCGTCGCGCAAACGTCATTAAGCTGGGCTAA
- a CDS encoding tetratricopeptide repeat protein, with amino-acid sequence MTGNGALHAYARARMADGDGAAVVAVASYREALRQDPARIEIAQRSYIQAMESGDRALARQSAALLDAEGALPRDGTLLLIGEALSAKKWAQARTLTDRMLEEGNFAFLTPIVRSWISLGEGQYAPPVIDGKDRFAALGLRYADEHSAFQALARRDLATAVPAMRRAIAMRSGDAAALRLAFAGQMATRGAKAEALTLLPVGSATFAHARADIEKGKGSKANGAAATPAQGFARLLARLAVDVSADGSGSALGLRLARIATFADPDGPETHIVAARLLTAQDHAASGAIEAAKVPVDGWYGGLAQAELIDALAASGDMDDALTLARAQAVEPGADAERHVRLGRLLAQKQDFDGAAAAFKAAQAGYDGDQLPWTLLLFEGSALEQGKRWDEARAVLERAARIAPNEPVILNYLGYAQIERRQNVEAALELLKRASALKPQDASITDSLGWAQFVTGNVDAAVPVLERAAAGAPTDSTINEHLGDAYWVAGRRYEARYAWAAASVFAEGDVAARLAAKRKEGMKPEYAAP; translated from the coding sequence ATGACTGGAAATGGCGCGCTGCACGCCTATGCCCGCGCGCGAATGGCGGATGGAGATGGCGCAGCGGTGGTGGCGGTCGCCAGCTATCGCGAAGCGTTGCGGCAAGACCCGGCGCGGATCGAGATTGCGCAGCGATCCTATATCCAGGCGATGGAAAGCGGGGACCGGGCGTTGGCGCGGCAGTCCGCCGCCCTGCTGGACGCGGAGGGCGCATTGCCGCGCGACGGGACATTGCTGCTGATCGGCGAAGCGTTGTCCGCGAAGAAATGGGCGCAGGCGCGGACGCTGACCGACCGGATGCTGGAGGAAGGCAATTTCGCGTTCCTTACCCCCATCGTGCGGAGTTGGATATCGTTGGGCGAGGGGCAATATGCGCCGCCGGTGATCGATGGCAAGGATCGGTTTGCGGCGCTGGGGCTGCGCTATGCCGATGAACATAGCGCTTTTCAGGCGTTGGCGCGGCGCGATCTGGCGACGGCCGTGCCCGCCATGCGGCGCGCGATCGCGATGCGGAGCGGGGACGCGGCGGCGTTGCGGCTGGCCTTTGCCGGGCAGATGGCGACCAGGGGCGCGAAGGCCGAAGCGCTGACGTTGTTGCCGGTGGGCAGCGCGACCTTTGCGCACGCCCGCGCGGACATCGAAAAGGGCAAGGGGTCGAAGGCGAACGGCGCGGCGGCGACCCCGGCGCAGGGGTTCGCCCGGTTGCTGGCGCGGCTGGCGGTGGATGTTTCGGCGGATGGTAGCGGATCGGCGCTGGGGCTGCGGCTGGCGCGGATCGCGACCTTTGCCGACCCGGACGGGCCGGAAACCCATATCGTCGCGGCGCGGCTGCTGACGGCGCAGGACCATGCGGCAAGCGGCGCAATCGAGGCGGCGAAGGTGCCGGTCGACGGCTGGTATGGCGGGCTGGCGCAAGCCGAACTGATCGATGCGCTGGCAGCGTCGGGCGACATGGACGATGCACTGACGCTGGCGCGCGCGCAGGCGGTGGAGCCGGGGGCGGATGCGGAGCGACATGTGCGGCTGGGCCGCCTGCTGGCGCAAAAGCAGGATTTTGATGGCGCGGCGGCGGCTTTCAAGGCGGCGCAGGCCGGTTATGACGGGGACCAGTTGCCCTGGACGCTATTGCTGTTCGAAGGCAGCGCGCTGGAGCAGGGCAAGCGTTGGGACGAGGCGCGCGCGGTGCTGGAGCGCGCGGCGCGGATTGCCCCCAACGAGCCGGTGATCCTCAACTATCTGGGCTATGCGCAGATCGAGCGACGGCAGAATGTCGAGGCAGCCTTGGAACTGCTCAAGAGGGCCAGCGCGTTGAAGCCGCAGGATGCGTCGATCACCGATTCGCTGGGATGGGCGCAGTTCGTGACCGGCAATGTCGATGCGGCCGTACCGGTGCTGGAGCGCGCGGCGGCGGGCGCGCCGACCGACAGCACGATCAACGAGCATCTGGGTGACGCCTATTGGGTGGCCGGGCGGCGGTACGAGGCGCGCTATGCCTGGGCCGCCGCGTCGGTCTTTGCCGAGGGCGATGTCGCGGCGCGGCTGGCGGCCAAGCGCAAGGAAGGGATGAAGCCCGAATATGCCGCGCCCTGA
- a CDS encoding N-formylglutamate amidohydrolase, producing the protein MNEAYNQIDGGGLDLLIVGDHASAHVPTDIDLGIDPALLREHVAIDIGVAAVSRLLAEQLGGTAILGGVSRLVIDLNREEDAPGLLPVMSDGHAIPGNRDADLNARMMRFHHPYHARVATLLEGMTSPFILSVHSFTPRLASDPGQQRPWDIGVLYNQDDRAARIAIPLLETAGLTVGDQLPYAGTLLNATMNRHAEANGIPYLGVEMRQDLVGDPAGQARFASILGPVVLECRSRLA; encoded by the coding sequence ATGAACGAAGCCTATAACCAGATTGATGGCGGCGGATTGGACCTGCTGATCGTGGGCGATCATGCCTCCGCCCATGTGCCGACCGACATCGATCTGGGCATCGATCCGGCTTTGCTGCGCGAGCATGTCGCGATCGATATCGGCGTGGCGGCGGTGAGCCGTCTGCTTGCGGAACAACTGGGTGGCACGGCGATACTGGGCGGCGTGTCGCGGCTGGTGATCGACCTCAACCGCGAAGAGGATGCGCCGGGCCTGCTGCCGGTGATGAGCGACGGCCATGCCATTCCCGGCAACCGCGATGCGGATTTGAACGCGCGGATGATGCGCTTTCATCATCCCTATCATGCGCGGGTGGCGACGCTGCTGGAGGGTATGACATCGCCCTTCATTCTGTCGGTCCATAGTTTTACGCCGCGATTGGCGAGCGATCCGGGGCAGCAGCGGCCGTGGGATATCGGCGTGCTGTATAATCAGGACGATCGTGCTGCGCGGATCGCCATTCCGCTGCTGGAGACGGCGGGCCTAACGGTCGGCGACCAGTTGCCCTATGCGGGCACGCTGCTGAACGCGACGATGAACCGCCATGCCGAAGCCAATGGCATTCCCTATCTGGGGGTGGAGATGCGGCAGGATCTGGTCGGCGACCCGGCCGGACAGGCGCGCTTTGCATCGATATTGGGGCCGGTGGTGCTGGAATGCAGGAGCAGATTGGCATGA
- a CDS encoding class I SAM-dependent RNA methyltransferase: protein MSDNDLDTIIRIAAKGDGVTADGRHFPLTAPGDRIGSGGFVIAGPHHVEPPCVHFPACGGCQIQQLDEESYADFVTGRVTGALAGQGVAPTRVLPPHISPPYTRRRAALRAARAGRQVTIGFAEEGSHKLIDLQMCAVLDPRLFALIAPLRWLLATILPDKRAAHVKMSLTDQGIDLLLEGVRVEGLAADEALGDFGRVHKLARVNIDEGNGQQTRWEPEPVTVSFGGVPVGFPPFAFLQATSDGEAALVGAVRDALPETGAIADLFAGLGTFALALGDTRPVYAGEGARDAVLSLKQAGARAQRRLAADHRDLFRRPLTPEELNRFAAVILDPPRAGAREQVLQLATSIVPVIAYVSCNPASFARDAAHLTAAGYVLESVKPVGQFRWTTHVELVGIFRR from the coding sequence GTGAGCGACAACGATCTAGACACCATCATCCGCATCGCCGCCAAGGGCGACGGCGTCACGGCCGATGGCCGCCATTTCCCGCTAACCGCGCCGGGCGATCGAATAGGCTCCGGTGGATTCGTGATAGCGGGGCCGCATCATGTGGAGCCGCCTTGCGTCCATTTCCCGGCCTGTGGCGGGTGCCAGATCCAGCAACTGGACGAGGAAAGCTATGCTGATTTCGTGACCGGGCGCGTCACCGGCGCGCTGGCGGGGCAAGGGGTTGCGCCGACGCGCGTGCTGCCGCCGCATATCTCGCCCCCCTATACGCGACGGCGGGCGGCGTTGCGCGCGGCGCGCGCCGGCAGGCAGGTCACGATCGGTTTTGCCGAAGAGGGCAGCCATAAGTTGATCGACCTGCAGATGTGCGCGGTGCTGGACCCGCGTCTGTTCGCGCTGATCGCGCCGCTGCGGTGGCTGCTGGCGACGATTCTGCCGGACAAGCGCGCGGCGCATGTGAAGATGTCGCTCACCGACCAAGGCATCGACCTGTTGCTGGAAGGCGTGCGGGTCGAGGGGCTGGCGGCGGACGAGGCGCTGGGCGATTTCGGGCGCGTACATAAGCTGGCGCGCGTGAACATCGATGAGGGCAATGGGCAACAGACGCGCTGGGAGCCGGAGCCGGTGACGGTCAGTTTCGGCGGCGTGCCCGTCGGCTTTCCGCCCTTCGCTTTCCTGCAGGCGACGTCCGATGGCGAAGCGGCGCTGGTGGGCGCGGTGCGCGATGCCTTGCCGGAGACGGGGGCGATCGCCGATCTGTTCGCGGGTCTTGGCACCTTTGCGCTGGCGCTGGGTGACACGCGGCCTGTCTATGCTGGGGAAGGCGCGCGCGATGCGGTACTGTCGCTCAAGCAGGCGGGGGCGCGGGCGCAGCGGCGATTGGCGGCGGACCATCGCGACCTGTTCCGGCGGCCTTTGACGCCGGAAGAGCTGAACCGTTTTGCCGCCGTCATCCTCGATCCGCCGCGGGCTGGCGCGCGGGAACAGGTGCTGCAGTTGGCGACGTCGATCGTGCCGGTGATCGCCTATGTGTCCTGCAATCCCGCCAGTTTCGCGCGGGATGCGGCGCATCTGACGGCGGCGGGCTATGTCTTGGAGAGCGTGAAGCCGGTGGGCCAGTTCCGCTGGACGACGCATGTGGAACTGGTCGGCATCTTTCGCAGATGA